One Dasania marina DSM 21967 DNA segment encodes these proteins:
- the sohB gene encoding protease SohB: MEFLTSYGLFLAKSVTFVALLLIAVAGLIAISSKSKKDAQGFIDVEPLNDSFDDMEDAIKEAVLSEEQLKAEHKAQKKSDKALAKARKKNPEAGVKKRVYVLNFDGDMKASAVHNLREEITALLTMAKPEDEVVLRLESPGGMVHSYGLAASQLIRIKNKSIPLTIAVDAVAASGGYMMACVADKILAAPFAVIGSIGVLAQLPNFHRLLKKNDIDFELFTAGEHKRTVTMFGENTEKGKAKFTEELEDTHALFKSFVADNRPQVKIDDVATGEIWYGSRALERNLVDELQTSDEYLLSLRDDCDIYEINFSHKKSLSEKLGLAAEAVVDKTLVKLWGQANSNQLH; encoded by the coding sequence TTGGAGTTTTTAACAAGCTACGGCCTATTTTTGGCAAAATCAGTCACCTTTGTGGCGTTATTACTTATTGCCGTGGCAGGCCTAATTGCCATTAGCAGCAAGAGTAAAAAAGACGCTCAGGGATTTATAGATGTCGAGCCCTTAAATGACAGCTTCGATGACATGGAAGATGCAATTAAAGAAGCGGTACTTAGCGAAGAGCAGCTAAAGGCCGAGCATAAAGCGCAAAAGAAAAGTGACAAAGCCCTCGCCAAGGCGCGCAAGAAAAACCCTGAAGCCGGGGTAAAAAAACGCGTCTATGTACTAAATTTTGATGGTGATATGAAAGCCTCGGCGGTACATAACTTGCGCGAAGAGATTACCGCCCTGTTAACTATGGCCAAGCCTGAGGATGAAGTGGTGCTGCGCTTAGAGAGTCCGGGTGGCATGGTGCATAGTTACGGTTTAGCAGCCTCACAGCTAATACGTATTAAAAACAAATCCATACCGCTAACTATCGCAGTAGATGCGGTAGCCGCTAGCGGCGGCTATATGATGGCCTGCGTAGCCGATAAAATACTGGCAGCACCTTTTGCCGTTATCGGCTCTATAGGGGTATTGGCACAGCTGCCTAACTTTCATCGCTTGTTAAAGAAAAATGACATAGACTTTGAGTTATTTACCGCCGGTGAGCATAAACGCACGGTAACCATGTTTGGTGAGAATACCGAAAAGGGCAAGGCCAAATTTACCGAGGAGCTAGAAGATACTCACGCGTTATTTAAAAGCTTTGTAGCCGATAACCGCCCACAAGTGAAAATAGACGACGTTGCCACCGGTGAAATTTGGTATGGCAGCCGAGCGCTAGAGCGCAATTTAGTGGATGAGCTGCAAACCAGTGATGAGTACTTATTATCGCTGCGCGATGACTGTGATATATACGAAATTAACTTTAGTCACAAAAAATCCCTGTCGGAAAAGCTAGGGCTGGCGGCAGAGGCCGTAGTCGATAAAACGCTGGTTAAATTGTGGGGGCAGGCCAACAGCAATCAGTTGCATTAA
- the nhaB gene encoding sodium/proton antiporter NhaB translates to MAHTMPQAFMQNFLGQSPSWYKTTIIAFLIVNPFLLYAVGPFVTGWVLILEFIFTLALALKCYPLQPGGLLAIEAVILGMASPAAVYAEVAANLQVILLLVFMVAGIYFMQKLLLFMFTKILLGVRSKKILALLFSITAAVLSAFLDALTVTAVLITVGVGFYAVYHKVASGKPAHSNHDHSHDDSVIEYHRSDLEQFRSFLRSLLMHGAVGTALGGVCTLVGEPQNLLIAQRAGWSFVEFFLVMAPVTMPVLVAGLLCCLLLEITGKFGYGAELPSSVRSVLEDFAREEESKRTKRDTASLIIQAVVAVFLVLALAFHVAEVGIIGLTIIVLLTAFNGITEEHQIGHAFEESLPFTALLVVFFAIVAVIHTQHLFTPIINHVLAMDAAIRPSMFFLANGVLSMISDNVFVATVYINEIKAALDAGTINREEFELLAVAINTGTNLPSVATPNGQAAFLFLLTSALAPLIRLSYGRMVWMALPYTFVLGGVGLYAVTYLL, encoded by the coding sequence ATGGCACACACTATGCCACAAGCATTCATGCAAAATTTTCTGGGGCAGTCACCCAGTTGGTACAAAACAACCATTATTGCATTTCTCATAGTTAACCCTTTTTTGCTGTACGCCGTAGGCCCCTTTGTGACTGGCTGGGTGTTAATACTAGAATTTATCTTCACCCTAGCCCTGGCACTGAAGTGCTACCCCTTACAGCCCGGGGGCTTATTGGCTATAGAAGCCGTTATCTTAGGCATGGCATCGCCAGCAGCTGTTTATGCAGAAGTCGCCGCCAACCTACAGGTTATTTTGCTATTGGTCTTTATGGTGGCCGGCATCTACTTTATGCAAAAGCTATTGCTGTTCATGTTCACCAAGATATTGTTGGGCGTACGTTCTAAAAAAATACTGGCTCTACTATTTTCTATTACTGCGGCGGTGTTAAGTGCGTTTTTAGATGCCCTAACGGTAACCGCGGTATTAATCACTGTCGGTGTCGGCTTTTATGCGGTCTACCACAAAGTAGCCTCAGGTAAGCCCGCCCACAGCAATCACGATCACAGCCACGATGACAGCGTTATTGAATATCACCGCAGTGATTTAGAGCAGTTTCGCTCTTTCTTACGTAGCTTGCTCATGCACGGTGCCGTAGGTACTGCACTGGGTGGCGTCTGCACCTTGGTCGGTGAGCCACAAAATCTGTTAATCGCGCAGCGCGCAGGCTGGAGCTTTGTTGAGTTCTTCTTAGTGATGGCCCCGGTAACAATGCCGGTACTGGTCGCCGGTTTACTCTGCTGCTTGCTATTAGAGATTACCGGTAAGTTTGGCTACGGCGCCGAGCTGCCCTCTTCGGTACGTTCTGTGTTAGAGGACTTCGCCAGAGAAGAGGAAAGCAAACGCACTAAGCGCGACACTGCCAGTTTAATTATACAAGCTGTAGTGGCAGTATTTTTAGTGTTGGCACTGGCTTTTCATGTTGCCGAAGTTGGCATCATAGGCTTAACCATCATCGTATTACTCACCGCCTTTAACGGCATTACTGAAGAACATCAAATCGGCCACGCCTTTGAAGAGTCACTACCCTTCACCGCCTTATTGGTGGTGTTTTTTGCTATTGTTGCGGTAATTCACACACAGCATTTATTCACCCCAATTATTAACCATGTATTGGCCATGGACGCCGCTATTAGGCCCAGCATGTTCTTCTTAGCTAACGGCGTACTCTCCATGATTAGTGACAATGTGTTTGTTGCCACGGTGTATATCAATGAAATTAAAGCGGCGCTGGATGCGGGCACTATCAATCGTGAAGAGTTCGAGCTGTTGGCAGTAGCGATTAACACCGGTACCAACTTACCCAGTGTAGCTACACCTAATGGCCAGGCTGCCTTTTTATTCCTGCTGACTTCGGCCTTAGCGCCGTTAATTCGCTTGTCTTATGGCAGGATGGTTTGGATGGCGCTACCCTACACTTTTGTACTGGGCGGCGTAGGTCTTTACGCGGTAACCTACTTACTGTAA
- the dnaQ gene encoding DNA polymerase III subunit epsilon: MRQVVLDTETTGLEHREGHRVIEIGCVELVDRKLTGRHYHQYINPNRDIEQEAIGIHGITNEFLVDKPLFSHIADDFLAFVKGAELVIHNAPFDMGFLNNELALHDKKLGRLEQYCGVLDTLALARKKHPGQRNTLDALCSRYGVDNSQRDLHGALLDSEILADVYLLITGGQTNLLLADSDNNQQGEAVAELRPVQADRAPLKVITASAEELALHEQRLDEVEKKSESGCLWRS; encoded by the coding sequence ATGCGTCAAGTTGTGTTAGATACAGAAACCACCGGCCTAGAGCATCGCGAAGGCCACCGGGTTATTGAGATAGGCTGTGTAGAGCTGGTGGATAGAAAACTCACCGGCAGGCACTACCATCAATACATCAATCCCAATCGCGATATAGAGCAGGAGGCCATAGGCATTCATGGTATTACCAATGAATTTCTGGTGGATAAGCCGCTATTTTCGCATATTGCTGATGATTTTTTAGCCTTTGTGAAAGGGGCCGAATTAGTCATACACAACGCGCCCTTTGATATGGGTTTTTTGAACAACGAGCTGGCGCTACACGATAAAAAGCTTGGACGGTTAGAACAGTACTGCGGCGTTTTGGATACCCTGGCTTTAGCAAGAAAAAAACACCCCGGCCAGCGCAATACCCTCGATGCCTTATGCTCGCGTTATGGTGTCGATAACTCCCAGCGTGATTTACACGGCGCCCTACTAGATTCGGAAATATTAGCCGACGTTTATTTACTTATCACCGGCGGCCAAACCAATTTATTGCTGGCCGATAGCGACAATAATCAACAGGGCGAAGCCGTGGCAGAGCTACGCCCGGTGCAGGCTGACCGCGCACCGTTAAAAGTGATTACGGCCTCTGCCGAAGAGCTAGCCTTGCATGAGCAGCGCTTGGATGAAGTAGAGAAAAAAAGTGAAAGTGGTTGCCTCTGGCGCAGCTAA
- the rnhA gene encoding ribonuclease HI has translation MKKIEIFTDGACKGNPGPGGWGALLRYQGNEKSLWGGEKDTTNNRMELMAAIEALKSLKEPCLVQLTTDSQYVRKGISEWMLNWKKRNWQTASKKPVKNVDLWKALDAEASQHQIEWHWVKGHSGHRENEIADQLANRGIDEL, from the coding sequence TTGAAAAAGATTGAGATATTTACCGATGGCGCCTGCAAGGGAAACCCAGGCCCTGGCGGTTGGGGTGCTTTATTACGCTACCAAGGCAATGAAAAATCCCTGTGGGGCGGCGAAAAAGACACCACCAATAATCGTATGGAGTTAATGGCCGCGATAGAAGCCCTGAAGTCCTTAAAAGAACCCTGCCTAGTACAGCTAACCACCGACTCACAGTATGTGCGTAAAGGTATTAGCGAATGGATGCTTAATTGGAAAAAAAGAAACTGGCAAACCGCCAGCAAAAAGCCTGTCAAAAATGTCGACTTGTGGAAGGCGCTGGATGCCGAGGCCAGCCAACATCAAATAGAGTGGCACTGGGTAAAAGGCCATAGCGGCCACAGGGAAAATGAAATTGCCGATCAATTGGCCAACCGCGGTATTGATGAGCTGTAA
- a CDS encoding class I SAM-dependent methyltransferase, with protein MLRGILQGIKSFFVGSAVNPPPLELVFPAVEHWFESEEGQALLCAEQYLIKRSLNGCFGYHILQMSVTRQRSLCHTARVQHKFCVYPVAGNKQGQRVDVVADIQQLPLATGSVDAVLLHHSHEFAANPQQLLREVERVMVNGGHLIVVGFNPYSLMGLQSVLTRYLPRSIWHNKTFSHSRMEDWLSLLGFQVTQRQFGYHRFAGSRKKSRSNFWRFINRCVVSATKKLPLGSFYCITSVKQEAAMTPDSSRWRTAASGFTTLRPKANIRQGKVIPFKKIE; from the coding sequence ATGTTACGCGGTATATTACAGGGGATAAAATCGTTTTTTGTCGGTAGTGCAGTCAATCCTCCGCCCTTAGAATTGGTGTTTCCCGCGGTGGAGCACTGGTTTGAATCTGAGGAGGGGCAGGCCTTGCTCTGTGCCGAACAATATCTAATCAAGCGCTCATTAAACGGCTGCTTTGGCTACCACATACTGCAAATGAGTGTGACTAGGCAGCGCTCTTTGTGTCATACCGCCAGGGTGCAACATAAGTTTTGCGTGTATCCGGTGGCAGGTAATAAGCAGGGTCAGCGGGTAGATGTGGTTGCTGATATACAGCAGCTGCCGTTGGCTACTGGCAGTGTCGATGCGGTACTACTGCACCACAGCCACGAGTTTGCCGCCAACCCACAGCAGTTGTTGCGCGAAGTGGAGCGGGTGATGGTTAATGGTGGCCACTTAATCGTGGTGGGGTTTAACCCTTATTCATTAATGGGCTTGCAAAGTGTGCTTACCCGTTATTTACCGCGCTCAATTTGGCATAATAAAACCTTTAGCCATTCTCGTATGGAAGATTGGTTATCGCTGCTAGGCTTTCAGGTAACTCAGCGCCAGTTTGGCTACCACCGGTTTGCTGGCAGTCGTAAAAAGTCTCGCAGTAACTTTTGGCGCTTTATTAATCGCTGCGTAGTCTCGGCGACAAAAAAATTACCCTTGGGTAGTTTTTACTGTATAACGTCGGTGAAACAAGAGGCGGCTATGACCCCTGATAGCTCGCGTTGGCGCACAGCCGCTAGCGGCTTTACGACGCTGCGACCCAAGGCCAATATACGGCAGGGCAAGGTTATCCCCTTTAAAAAAATAGAATAG
- the gloB gene encoding hydroxyacylglutathione hydrolase, giving the protein MLTIEAIPAFDDNYIWCVYHSVSKQALVVDPGEAQPVLDFLQQRQLNLSHILITHHHYDHVNGLALLKSHYHAQVYGPHNPFINGIDYYLKAGDRIELLNSSFEILEVPGHTLDHIAYFSPDLNSSDLKSTGLKNTGQPNQPRVFCGDTLFAGGCGRIFEGNPAMLQQSLAQLAQLPAETLVYCAHEYTLANLAFAQALEPSNSALEVRIVADSSKRQAGQPTVPSSLALELATNPFLRCQSPELIRSAEQYSGRSGLNRGDTFAVIRDWKNHF; this is encoded by the coding sequence ATGCTAACCATAGAAGCCATTCCTGCTTTTGACGACAATTATATTTGGTGCGTATACCACAGCGTATCCAAGCAAGCACTGGTAGTCGACCCCGGTGAGGCGCAGCCAGTGCTGGACTTTTTACAGCAGCGCCAACTTAACCTCAGCCACATACTGATCACCCACCACCACTACGACCACGTCAATGGCCTAGCGCTGTTAAAAAGCCATTACCACGCCCAAGTATACGGCCCCCACAATCCTTTTATTAATGGCATAGATTATTATTTAAAGGCGGGTGATCGTATAGAGCTGCTAAACAGCTCATTTGAGATTTTAGAGGTACCTGGCCACACCCTAGATCATATTGCTTATTTCAGCCCTGATCTCAACAGCTCTGACCTTAAAAGCACAGGCCTTAAGAACACAGGCCAGCCTAATCAACCGCGCGTTTTTTGTGGAGACACTCTATTCGCCGGCGGCTGCGGCCGCATCTTTGAAGGTAATCCGGCCATGTTGCAACAATCACTGGCACAATTGGCGCAACTACCCGCCGAGACACTGGTCTACTGCGCCCATGAATACACACTGGCCAATCTAGCCTTTGCACAAGCGCTAGAGCCGTCTAATAGCGCACTAGAGGTGCGTATAGTCGCCGATAGCAGCAAACGGCAAGCGGGCCAGCCCACCGTGCCCAGCAGCCTCGCCTTAGAGCTAGCCACTAATCCTTTTTTGCGCTGCCAAAGCCCTGAACTGATCCGCAGCGCAGAGCAGTATAGCGGTCGCAGCGGCTTAAACCGCGGCGACACCTTTGCGGTTATCCGCGATTGGAAAAACCATTTTTAA
- a CDS encoding lytic transglycosylase, giving the protein MLTGCQINGDKFTLASEPALIDYRQLSLPEQQLYTHYHAPHSCEHSLSQPDNEQPYWLEPSTVWQRIPLGYQLQQVDRPRLQAEFNWYKRHPSYMSRVSERAERYAHYIIEQVEQRNMPSEIALLPIVESAFDPFAYSHGRASGMWQFIPGTAKMFNLKSNWWYDGRRDTLDSTQAALDYLQYLADHYDGDWLLALAAYNSGQGTVNKAIRKNRKKGKATDFWALDLPQETRSYVPKLLALAKLIEQPKRYGLNLYPVANQPYFEVVDIGSQIDLAQAAEMAEVDIEEIYKLNPAFNRWATDPEGPHRLLVPHNNASQFSEKVSLLSKTQRLHWQRYTVKNGDSLLLLAKRFNTGVETIRQTNNIKGNMIRSGQKLMIPMASQQSQHYAYSAKQRSEKIKSRRSGGTGTVQVFHQVQEGESLWTIARKHGVSSKQIAHWNGFAPKDLIRPGQKLSLWVKAKPAAEKVASLALAKAQQRDAVMKKLGYTVRSGDSLAGIADKFKVNLQDIISWNSVNPKKYLQPGQRLTLYIDVMNRY; this is encoded by the coding sequence ATGCTCACTGGTTGCCAGATTAACGGTGATAAATTCACGCTAGCCAGCGAACCTGCGCTAATAGACTACCGTCAGCTGTCGCTACCGGAACAACAGCTATACACCCACTATCACGCCCCCCACAGCTGTGAGCACAGCCTCAGCCAACCCGACAACGAACAGCCCTATTGGTTAGAACCCAGCACCGTCTGGCAACGTATACCCTTGGGTTATCAACTGCAGCAAGTAGATAGACCACGCCTACAAGCCGAGTTTAACTGGTATAAACGCCACCCCAGCTATATGAGCCGAGTGAGTGAGCGCGCCGAGCGCTACGCCCACTATATTATTGAGCAAGTGGAACAGCGCAATATGCCCAGCGAAATTGCCCTATTACCCATAGTAGAAAGCGCCTTCGATCCCTTTGCCTACTCCCACGGCCGCGCCTCTGGTATGTGGCAGTTTATCCCCGGCACCGCCAAAATGTTTAATCTCAAAAGCAACTGGTGGTATGACGGCAGACGCGACACCTTAGACTCCACCCAAGCCGCGTTGGATTACTTACAATATCTAGCCGACCACTATGATGGCGATTGGCTGCTGGCCCTAGCCGCCTATAACTCTGGCCAAGGCACCGTCAACAAAGCTATTAGAAAGAACCGTAAAAAAGGTAAGGCCACCGATTTTTGGGCACTAGATTTACCACAAGAAACCCGCAGCTACGTGCCTAAACTACTGGCGCTGGCCAAGCTTATCGAGCAGCCCAAGCGCTACGGCCTCAACTTATATCCGGTAGCCAACCAGCCTTATTTTGAGGTGGTCGATATAGGCTCGCAAATCGATCTGGCACAGGCGGCAGAAATGGCCGAGGTGGACATAGAAGAGATTTATAAACTCAACCCCGCCTTTAACCGCTGGGCTACTGACCCCGAGGGGCCACATCGATTATTGGTGCCCCACAATAACGCCAGCCAGTTTAGCGAAAAAGTCAGCCTGCTCAGCAAAACCCAGCGCTTACATTGGCAGCGTTATACGGTAAAAAACGGTGACTCTCTACTACTGTTAGCCAAGCGCTTTAACACCGGCGTGGAAACCATACGCCAAACCAACAACATCAAAGGCAATATGATACGCAGCGGCCAGAAACTCATGATCCCCATGGCCTCACAGCAAAGCCAGCACTACGCCTATAGCGCCAAGCAAAGAAGTGAAAAAATCAAAAGCCGTCGTAGCGGTGGCACCGGCACGGTACAGGTATTTCATCAAGTACAAGAAGGTGAAAGCCTGTGGACCATTGCCCGTAAACACGGCGTGAGTAGTAAGCAGATTGCGCACTGGAATGGTTTTGCCCCTAAGGATTTGATACGCCCTGGGCAAAAGCTCAGCCTGTGGGTAAAAGCTAAACCCGCGGCGGAAAAAGTTGCCAGCCTAGCCTTGGCGAAAGCACAACAGCGCGATGCAGTAATGAAGAAACTAGGCTATACCGTACGCAGCGGTGACTCACTGGCTGGCATAGCCGACAAATTCAAAGTGAATCTGCAAGATATTATTAGCTGGAATAGCGTCAACCCTAAGAAATATCTACAACCTGGCCAGCGCCTCACCTTGTATATAGACGTAATGAACCGCTACTAA
- a CDS encoding HDOD domain-containing protein, which produces MESKDTAYWIQQLSDVQLPVLSGVMQEINAVTQCTESSAEQLSELIMRDSALTTKVLRLANSVTNTRGSNKVNTISRAVVQLGFKGIKAISLSIMLVDSLLKNKDKERMMQWMARGFHTAVQAENLMKQIDNQADEEVFITALLLHVGDMAFWSMKGEHAKLLHSALDSTGDFSSPRLEQKVLGTTLKEVGVALADKWNLGEDLKEVLSPGHKPSLRTQAVLLGEKISAAAEKGWDSPEFTDVLVDASMFTGASLQDMRAHIMAGAERATTVAHTFGAESITRYIPKADGAETEPAKEAEATPAATAISAANDSVNADAKLQLEILREMGNMIEHNIDINTLFKMLTEGIQKGVGFERVALCLIDPQVTVMTAKYVLGAKTEPWRDELKMPVKAQQDNLFAYCLHKQVTAWMKRKSSCGLEHLINKRMQNLIDVDNCVIAAIYTGKRTIGLLVADRGMKGADITQEQFDSYCHFVQQANSSLAMLAAQSKR; this is translated from the coding sequence GTGGAGAGTAAAGATACAGCGTATTGGATTCAGCAGTTAAGCGATGTCCAGCTGCCAGTATTATCCGGCGTGATGCAGGAAATCAATGCTGTTACGCAATGTACCGAGTCCTCGGCCGAGCAGTTATCTGAACTGATTATGCGTGACTCGGCGCTCACCACCAAAGTGCTGCGCCTAGCCAATAGTGTGACCAATACCCGTGGCAGTAATAAAGTTAATACCATTAGCAGAGCGGTGGTGCAGCTGGGTTTTAAGGGTATTAAGGCCATCTCTCTATCAATTATGTTGGTAGATTCTTTGTTAAAAAATAAAGACAAAGAGCGCATGATGCAGTGGATGGCCCGTGGTTTTCACACCGCAGTACAGGCCGAAAACCTGATGAAGCAAATAGATAACCAAGCTGATGAAGAAGTGTTTATCACCGCCTTGTTATTGCATGTCGGCGATATGGCTTTTTGGAGTATGAAAGGTGAGCACGCCAAGCTCTTGCACAGCGCGCTGGATAGCACCGGTGATTTTTCCAGCCCACGTTTAGAGCAAAAAGTCTTGGGTACCACACTTAAGGAAGTAGGTGTAGCACTGGCCGATAAGTGGAATTTAGGCGAGGACTTAAAAGAAGTGTTAAGCCCTGGCCACAAACCTAGCCTGCGCACACAAGCGGTGTTGTTAGGCGAAAAGATCAGCGCTGCTGCCGAAAAAGGTTGGGATTCCCCCGAGTTTACTGATGTTTTGGTGGACGCCTCGATGTTTACCGGGGCTAGTTTGCAGGATATGCGCGCTCATATTATGGCCGGGGCCGAGCGTGCCACCACGGTGGCGCATACCTTTGGTGCCGAGTCTATTACTCGTTACATTCCTAAAGCGGATGGCGCAGAGACTGAGCCAGCCAAGGAAGCCGAAGCTACCCCTGCAGCAACGGCCATCAGTGCAGCAAATGATTCAGTCAATGCCGATGCCAAGTTACAGCTAGAGATATTGCGCGAAATGGGCAATATGATAGAGCATAATATTGATATAAATACCTTATTTAAGATGCTGACCGAAGGCATACAGAAAGGGGTGGGGTTTGAGCGCGTAGCACTGTGCTTAATCGATCCGCAAGTTACTGTGATGACAGCCAAGTATGTACTGGGCGCAAAAACAGAGCCGTGGCGCGATGAATTAAAAATGCCAGTAAAGGCGCAGCAAGATAATTTATTTGCCTACTGCCTGCATAAACAAGTTACAGCATGGATGAAGCGTAAAAGCAGTTGCGGCTTAGAGCACTTGATTAACAAGCGTATGCAAAATCTTATTGATGTAGATAACTGCGTGATTGCAGCTATCTATACCGGTAAGCGCACCATAGGCTTACTGGTGGCTGACCGGGGCATGAAGGGGGCCGATATTACCCAAGAACAATTCGATAGTTATTGCCACTTTGTGCAGCAGGCAAATAGCTCCCTGGCTATGTTGGCGGCACAGTCTAAGCGTTAG
- a CDS encoding extracellular solute-binding protein produces the protein MSLYIHRFTDKLAIPAVAMPLIVVLLSLLSGQFSHAGQHDSKSEQNIIKSHAIAMHGSAKYPASFSHFDYTSPHSAKGGQLRLGLQGSFDSLNPFIAKGNSAAHLGLIYDSLTVSSMDEPFTRYGLLAESMEYPADRSWIIFNLQPKAKFHDGVAITADDVVFTFNTLMEKGNPFYQSLYADVESVEALNNKRVRFSFKNTVNHELALIVGELAILPKHYWQDKDFASSSLEMPLGSGPYSLDNINPGRSLSYKRVKDYWAKDIAVNIGLYNFDRIVIDYYKDANVLLEGLKAKQYDFRLENSSKQWATGYASDALANGELIQEEIAHQLPRGMQGFLMNLRRPLFQDMRVRQALNLAFNFEWSNSNLFYNAYTRSESYFANSELAATGLPSPQELAILEPYRSQLPNSVFTHPYQAPVSSGNKYNRANLIKATQLLKQAGWRIVDNQLVDSNNQPFEFEITLVQPSFERIVNPYIQSLKKLGIKAHIQHSEVSQYINRLRDADYDMIVSGFGQSLSPGNEQKEYWHSSTADTPASRNLMGVKNPVIDHLVELVISAPDRESLVTRTRALDRVLLHHHYLIPQFYIASHRIAYWDKFNKPATSAKYDYDYQYSLITWWLKPEYRKSER, from the coding sequence ATGAGCCTATACATCCACCGATTTACCGATAAACTGGCCATTCCAGCTGTAGCTATGCCTCTTATTGTAGTACTGCTTAGCCTACTAAGTGGCCAATTTAGTCATGCTGGCCAGCATGACAGTAAAAGCGAACAAAACATCATCAAAAGCCATGCTATAGCCATGCACGGCAGCGCCAAATACCCAGCAAGCTTCAGCCACTTTGATTACACGTCACCTCATTCAGCCAAAGGCGGACAACTACGCCTAGGCCTGCAAGGCAGCTTTGACAGCCTCAATCCGTTTATTGCCAAGGGTAATAGCGCAGCGCATTTAGGTTTAATCTACGATAGCCTAACAGTAAGCAGTATGGACGAACCCTTCACCCGTTATGGATTGCTGGCTGAAAGCATGGAATACCCAGCTGACCGCTCCTGGATTATTTTCAATTTACAGCCAAAGGCAAAGTTTCACGATGGCGTCGCCATCACCGCCGATGACGTAGTGTTTACCTTTAATACCCTCATGGAAAAAGGTAACCCCTTCTACCAAAGCCTCTACGCTGATGTGGAATCGGTAGAGGCACTTAATAACAAGCGCGTGCGCTTTAGCTTTAAAAACACCGTTAACCACGAGCTAGCACTTATTGTTGGTGAGCTAGCCATACTCCCTAAACATTATTGGCAGGATAAAGATTTTGCCAGTAGTAGCTTAGAGATGCCCTTGGGCAGCGGCCCCTATAGCCTCGACAATATTAACCCCGGCAGAAGCCTCAGCTATAAGCGGGTTAAGGATTATTGGGCTAAGGATATAGCCGTTAACATAGGCCTCTACAACTTTGATCGCATAGTCATAGACTACTACAAAGATGCCAATGTTCTGCTAGAAGGCTTAAAAGCCAAACAGTATGATTTCCGTTTAGAAAACTCCTCCAAGCAATGGGCCACCGGCTATGCCAGCGATGCACTAGCCAATGGCGAGCTAATACAAGAAGAAATAGCCCACCAACTCCCTAGAGGTATGCAGGGTTTTTTAATGAACCTACGCCGGCCGCTGTTTCAAGATATGCGCGTTAGGCAGGCACTAAACCTCGCCTTTAATTTTGAGTGGAGCAATAGTAATCTGTTTTACAACGCCTACACGCGCAGCGAAAGTTATTTTGCCAATTCAGAGCTAGCAGCCACTGGCCTACCTTCGCCACAGGAACTGGCCATACTAGAACCTTATCGCTCGCAATTGCCTAACAGTGTATTTACTCATCCCTATCAAGCGCCGGTATCCAGCGGTAATAAATACAACCGCGCCAATTTAATCAAAGCAACCCAGTTACTGAAACAAGCGGGCTGGCGCATTGTTGATAATCAATTGGTGGACAGTAATAACCAACCCTTTGAATTTGAAATCACTCTAGTGCAACCCAGCTTTGAGCGCATTGTTAACCCCTATATTCAGTCTTTAAAAAAGTTGGGCATCAAAGCTCATATACAGCACAGTGAAGTGTCCCAGTACATCAACCGCTTGCGCGATGCTGATTACGATATGATAGTCAGCGGCTTTGGCCAGTCACTATCGCCGGGCAATGAACAAAAAGAATATTGGCACTCCAGCACTGCCGACACGCCTGCTAGCCGCAATTTAATGGGGGTTAAAAATCCGGTTATAGATCATCTCGTTGAGTTAGTGATTAGCGCGCCCGATAGGGAAAGCTTAGTCACCCGCACCCGCGCTTTAGACAGGGTATTGCTGCACCATCACTATCTTATTCCGCAATTTTATATTGCCAGTCACCGCATAGCTTATTGGGATAAATTCAACAAGCCCGCCACCAGCGCGAAATATGATTATGATTATCAATACAGCCTAATAACTTGGTGGCTAAAACCCGAATACCGTAAGAGTGAACGTTAA